One Punica granatum isolate Tunisia-2019 chromosome 3, ASM765513v2, whole genome shotgun sequence genomic window carries:
- the LOC116199543 gene encoding protein TIFY 6B-like isoform X2: MERDFLGLGLKSSSAPLKEENDDGDRDESGVSSGDNKQSASQWPFLNKISALPHVTSLRTPHEHKDNRIVSDPPISSGFMPFRVANSINSSVVKVQRINHDTEVAPHLSLASHPAPYSASFASHSNEAKMLPVSNQVNSLSSSKHLLKSHLTATTKQQFPGDITILTPHPVPVNGFIAGITEPWSRVKSAEPPAQLTIFYAGTVNVYNDISPEKAQAIMLLAGDETSMANKLLTLAKASPIQGPTSGHIASDIALVHPNNESHLSSPLSVSSHTGTAQSGSGSSSTCTDDLIVATHTGITTTALGKPDLESSGNNLMVATTEGFSASPLTDNLVDAPKIVDVMRAVTGTAIPQARKASLGRFLEKRKERVMSVAPYNLGKKCGE, from the exons ATGGAAAGAGATTTTCTTGGTTTAGGTTTAAAGAGTTCATCAGCCCCGCTGAAGGAAGAGAACGACGACGGCGACCGCGATGAGTCTG GTGTTTCCTCAGGGGATAACAAACAATCAGCAAGCCAGTGGCCCTTCTTGAACAAAATTTCTGCCCTGCCTCATGTGACGTCATTGAGGACTCCTCATGAGCACAAAGACAACAGGATTGTTTCTGATCCTCCCATATCTTCAGGGTTCATGCCTTTCCGAGTAGCTAACTCTATAAACAGTTCAGTGGTTAAAGTTCAG CGCATTAATCATGACACCGAAGTGGCTCCCCATTTGTCTCTTGCATCCCATCCTGCTCCATACAGTGCATCGTTCGCCAGCCACAGTAATGAAGCAAAGATGTTACCAGTATCAAATCAAGTGAACTCATTATCTTCAAGCAAGCATCTCCTTAAGTCTCATTTGACTGCTACCACAAAGCAGCAATTTCCTGGAGATATTACCATTTTGACTCCACATCCAGTTCCTGTTAATGGTTTCATAGCTGGAATCACTGAACCATG GAGTAGAGTGAAGTCTGCAGAGCCTCCGGCCCAATTGACTATCTTCTATGCAGGAACAGTTAATGTCTACAATGATATCTCCCCAGAAAAG GCGCAAGCTATTATGTTATTGGCAGGAGATGAGACTTCCATGGCTAATAAATTGCTAACTCTTGCGAAGGCTTCTCCTATTCAGGGACCAACTTCTGGTCATATTGCCAGCGATATTGCTTTGGTCCATCCTAATAACGAGTCTCACCTCTCAAGTCCTTTATCAGTGTCCTCCCATACAGGGACCGCTCAGTCGGGTAGTGGATCCTCATCCACATGCACTGATGATTTGATTGTTGCTACACACACTGGCATTACAACCACCGCTCTTGGCAAACCTGACTTAGAATCAAGTGGGAATAATCTGATGGTTGCAACTACTGAAGGATTCTCAGCGAGTCCTTTAACTGACAATCTTGTTGATGCTCCAAAAATAGTGGATGTCATGAGAGCTGTGACTGGCACTG
- the LOC116199543 gene encoding protein TIFY 6B-like isoform X1 — translation MERDFLGLGLKSSSAPLKEENDDGDRDESGVSSGDNKQSASQWPFLNKISALPHVTSLRTPHEHKDNRIVSDPPISSGFMPFRVANSINSSVVKVQKRINHDTEVAPHLSLASHPAPYSASFASHSNEAKMLPVSNQVNSLSSSKHLLKSHLTATTKQQFPGDITILTPHPVPVNGFIAGITEPWSRVKSAEPPAQLTIFYAGTVNVYNDISPEKAQAIMLLAGDETSMANKLLTLAKASPIQGPTSGHIASDIALVHPNNESHLSSPLSVSSHTGTAQSGSGSSSTCTDDLIVATHTGITTTALGKPDLESSGNNLMVATTEGFSASPLTDNLVDAPKIVDVMRAVTGTAIPQARKASLGRFLEKRKERVMSVAPYNLGKKCGE, via the exons ATGGAAAGAGATTTTCTTGGTTTAGGTTTAAAGAGTTCATCAGCCCCGCTGAAGGAAGAGAACGACGACGGCGACCGCGATGAGTCTG GTGTTTCCTCAGGGGATAACAAACAATCAGCAAGCCAGTGGCCCTTCTTGAACAAAATTTCTGCCCTGCCTCATGTGACGTCATTGAGGACTCCTCATGAGCACAAAGACAACAGGATTGTTTCTGATCCTCCCATATCTTCAGGGTTCATGCCTTTCCGAGTAGCTAACTCTATAAACAGTTCAGTGGTTAAAGTTCAG AAGCGCATTAATCATGACACCGAAGTGGCTCCCCATTTGTCTCTTGCATCCCATCCTGCTCCATACAGTGCATCGTTCGCCAGCCACAGTAATGAAGCAAAGATGTTACCAGTATCAAATCAAGTGAACTCATTATCTTCAAGCAAGCATCTCCTTAAGTCTCATTTGACTGCTACCACAAAGCAGCAATTTCCTGGAGATATTACCATTTTGACTCCACATCCAGTTCCTGTTAATGGTTTCATAGCTGGAATCACTGAACCATG GAGTAGAGTGAAGTCTGCAGAGCCTCCGGCCCAATTGACTATCTTCTATGCAGGAACAGTTAATGTCTACAATGATATCTCCCCAGAAAAG GCGCAAGCTATTATGTTATTGGCAGGAGATGAGACTTCCATGGCTAATAAATTGCTAACTCTTGCGAAGGCTTCTCCTATTCAGGGACCAACTTCTGGTCATATTGCCAGCGATATTGCTTTGGTCCATCCTAATAACGAGTCTCACCTCTCAAGTCCTTTATCAGTGTCCTCCCATACAGGGACCGCTCAGTCGGGTAGTGGATCCTCATCCACATGCACTGATGATTTGATTGTTGCTACACACACTGGCATTACAACCACCGCTCTTGGCAAACCTGACTTAGAATCAAGTGGGAATAATCTGATGGTTGCAACTACTGAAGGATTCTCAGCGAGTCCTTTAACTGACAATCTTGTTGATGCTCCAAAAATAGTGGATGTCATGAGAGCTGTGACTGGCACTG
- the LOC116199543 gene encoding protein TIFY 6B-like isoform X3: protein MERDFLGLGLKSSSAPLKEENDDGDRDESGVSSGDNKQSASQWPFLNKISALPHVTSLRTPHEHKDNRIVSDPPISSGFMPFRVANSINSSVVKVQKRINHDTEVAPHLSLASHPAPYSASFASHSNEAKMLPVSNQVNSLSSSKHLLKSHLTATTKQQFPGDITILTPHPVPVNGFIAGITEPWSRVKSAEPPAQLTIFYAGTVNVYNDISPEKAQAIMLLAGDETSMANKLLTLAKASPIQGPTSGHIASDIALVHPNNESHLSSPLSVSSHTGTAQSGSGSSSTCTDDLIVATHTGITTTALGKPDLESSGNNLMVATTEGFSASPLTDNLVDAPKIVDVMRAVTGTAIPQARKASLGRFLEKRKER from the exons ATGGAAAGAGATTTTCTTGGTTTAGGTTTAAAGAGTTCATCAGCCCCGCTGAAGGAAGAGAACGACGACGGCGACCGCGATGAGTCTG GTGTTTCCTCAGGGGATAACAAACAATCAGCAAGCCAGTGGCCCTTCTTGAACAAAATTTCTGCCCTGCCTCATGTGACGTCATTGAGGACTCCTCATGAGCACAAAGACAACAGGATTGTTTCTGATCCTCCCATATCTTCAGGGTTCATGCCTTTCCGAGTAGCTAACTCTATAAACAGTTCAGTGGTTAAAGTTCAG AAGCGCATTAATCATGACACCGAAGTGGCTCCCCATTTGTCTCTTGCATCCCATCCTGCTCCATACAGTGCATCGTTCGCCAGCCACAGTAATGAAGCAAAGATGTTACCAGTATCAAATCAAGTGAACTCATTATCTTCAAGCAAGCATCTCCTTAAGTCTCATTTGACTGCTACCACAAAGCAGCAATTTCCTGGAGATATTACCATTTTGACTCCACATCCAGTTCCTGTTAATGGTTTCATAGCTGGAATCACTGAACCATG GAGTAGAGTGAAGTCTGCAGAGCCTCCGGCCCAATTGACTATCTTCTATGCAGGAACAGTTAATGTCTACAATGATATCTCCCCAGAAAAG GCGCAAGCTATTATGTTATTGGCAGGAGATGAGACTTCCATGGCTAATAAATTGCTAACTCTTGCGAAGGCTTCTCCTATTCAGGGACCAACTTCTGGTCATATTGCCAGCGATATTGCTTTGGTCCATCCTAATAACGAGTCTCACCTCTCAAGTCCTTTATCAGTGTCCTCCCATACAGGGACCGCTCAGTCGGGTAGTGGATCCTCATCCACATGCACTGATGATTTGATTGTTGCTACACACACTGGCATTACAACCACCGCTCTTGGCAAACCTGACTTAGAATCAAGTGGGAATAATCTGATGGTTGCAACTACTGAAGGATTCTCAGCGAGTCCTTTAACTGACAATCTTGTTGATGCTCCAAAAATAGTGGATGTCATGAGAGCTGTGACTGGCACTG
- the LOC116198719 gene encoding endoglucanase 8-like codes for MARRALSLSGTFPALRVLLLLLTLLLPCLRQATAGRHNYFDALHKSILFFEGQRSGKLPPDQRVRWRRDSALHDGSSAGVDLTGGYYDAGDNVKFGFPMAFTTTLLSWSVIDFGRKMGPELRNAVKAVRWATDYLLKATAVEGVVYVQVGDPYSDHNCWERPEDMDTLRTVYRIDRDHPGSDVAGETAAALAAASIVFRSRDPAYSRLLLQRAISVFEFADRYRGAYSSSLRRAACPFYCDVNGYQDELLWGAAWLHKASRRREYREYIMRNEISLHAGDTINEFGWDNKHAGINVLISKEVLMGRAGYFRSFKNNADAFICSVLPGISRTQVQYSPGGLIFKAGGSNMQHVTSLSFLLLAYSNYLSRARKVVSCGGVTASPALLRHLAKRQVDYILGDNPLGMSYMVGYGARYPLRIHHRASSLPSVHAHPTHIGCKAGSKYFLSPNPNPNLLVGAVVGGPNVTDAFPDSRPFFQESEPTTYINAPLIGLLGYFSAQA; via the exons ATGGCGCGAAGGGCTCTCAGTCTGTCGGGAACTTTTCCTGCCCTTCGCGTACTACTCCTCCTCCTCACCCTCCTCCTCCCCTGTCTCCGGCAAGCCACCGCCGGCCGCCACAACTACTTCGACGCCCTCCACAAGAGCATCCTCTTCTTCGAGGGCCAGCGCTCCGGCAAGCTCCCCCCCGACCAGCGCGTCAGGTGGCGCCGCGATTCTGCCTTGCACGACGGCTCCTCCGCCGGA GTGGACCTGACCGGGGGATACTACGATGCCGGGGACAACGTGAAGTTCGGGTTCCCGATGGCCTTCACGACAACCCTGCTGTCGTGGAGCGTTATAGACTTCGGGCGGAAGATGGGGCCGGAGCTGAGGAATGCGGTGAAAGCCGTCAGGTGGGCGACTGACTACCTGCTAAAGGCAACGGCGGTGGAGGGCGTGGTGTACGTGCAGGTGGGAGATCCCTACTCGGACCACAACTGCTGGGAGAGGCCCGAGGACATGGACACGCTGAGGACGGTATACCGGATTGACAGGGACCACCCAGGGTCCGACGTGGCAGGGGAGACCGCAGCCGCTCTGGCAGCAGCCTCTATTGTGTTCCGGTCACGTGACCCGGCGTACTCGAGACTTCTGCTCCAACGGGCCATTTCG GTGTTCGAGTTTGCTGACAGGTACCGGGGCGCGTACAGCTCCAGCCTCCGCAGAGCGGCTTGCCCATTTTACTGTGACGTTAACGGTTACCAG GATGAGTTGTTGTGGGGAGCGGCGTGGTTGCACAAGGCATCGAGGAGGCGGGAGTACAGAGAGTACATAATGCGGAACGAGATCTCGTTGCACGCCGGGGATACCATTAATGAGTTCGGGTGGGATAACAAACATGCCGGCATCAATGTCCTCATTTCCAAG gAGGTGTTGATGGGGAGAGCAGGCTACTTCCGGTCGTTCAAGAATAACGCAGATGCGTTCATCTGCTCTGTTCTGCCCGGAATTTCGCGTACTCAGGTTCAATACTCTCCAG GTGGGCTGATATTCAAGGCGGGAGGGAGCAACATGCAGCACGTGACATCACTGTCGTTCCTGCTGTTGGCTTACTCCAATTACCTCAGCCGCGCCAGAAAGGTTGTCTCTTGCGGCGGTGTCACCGCCTCCCCTGCCCTCCTCCGCCACTTAGCCAAGCGCCAA GTTGACTACATTCTTGGAGATAATCCATTGGGAATGTCCTACATGGTCGGATATGGCGCACGCTACCCCCTGAGGATCCACCACAGGGCAAGCTCGCTGCCATCGGTACATGCCCACCCGACCCACATCGGGTGTAAGGCTGGGTCCAAGTACTTCCTCAGCCCAAACCCAAACCCAAACTTGCTCGTAGGAGCTGTGGTTGGCGGACCTAATGTGACGGATGCCTTCCCCGACTCGAGGCCCTTCTTCCAGGAGTCCGAGCCCACTACCTACATCAATGCCCCTCTCATCGGCCTCCTCGGGTACTTCTCAGCTCAAGCCTGA